In Carassius auratus strain Wakin chromosome 12, ASM336829v1, whole genome shotgun sequence, the sequence GATGAAATAATGAATATTCTGGCTTTAGTATCAATGAAACTAAATTGACAGCATTTGTGACTCATCCTTTGTGTTCGAACAGAGGTAAAATTGAGCCATTTTCACTGTAGATTCtctaaaaacaactttaaaaagtgCATTGAAAGATATTGGACTCCTGTTTGCAGTTTTTCTTTTACTTTCCtttcttacaaacaaataatgaaatttgTATAGAAATTCACACGTAGACACAACATATATTTAAGCATAAATTCTTTTAATTCTGTGTGAGATTTGGTTAGTATTATAGGTATATTTGCTTTATCAGTGtcaattaatttcataatttttgcaATCGATTGTTTGAAATCTGTGATCTTTCAGGCTGGACATGTCGTGATGACTGCAGATATCAGTGCATGTGGACCACCGTGGGTCTGTACCAGGCGGAGGGCTACAGCATACCACAGTTTCATGGGAAGGTTAGTCTTAAACAATGGGGAAAAAGAGACATATTGTAATGAGCATCATCACTTTAGACATTGATGTATTTTCAAACCTGATTCtacatcttttttttctattactgATTTTGTGTAGTGGCCGTTTGCTCGTTTCCTGTGTTTTGAGGAGCCTGCGTCTGCGCTGGCGTCTCTGCTCAACGGTCTGGCTTGCCTGCTGATGCTGCTGAGATACCGCAGCGCCGTCCCTCGACAGAGCCCCATGTACCATACCATCACCGCCTTCTCACTGGTGAGACAGTGTCTGTCTGCTGTAGTACTGACAACCATTCTTATTCATAACTAGTgttctctttaaaaaaacaaaaatgctagTTTACTTGCAGAGTTGTGGCATATAGCACAAGTTGCCTCATAGGACATTAACTGGCTGTATTAAATGTAACAAGCAGAACAGCTCAATTAAGATTGTtatattcaaaaaaaattttttcgtGTTTTGAGGTCATGAGTGATTTTTGCAGTGCAGAGGGAGCAAGTGTGCATGGGATTGATTAAGAGAAGCTCTGACTAGGGAAATTTTGTAGAAGTTCAAGCCTAATAGTTCATAGAGGCTTAATGCAAGATAACAGATAAATGTTaaatgaagaacaaaacaaaacaaaacagcaggcCAATATTGCAGACAATTATGCTTAATTAACTGAGAGAAGTATAAATCATGTTTAAGtatgattaatcgtgcagccctaatacgattgtacacacacacacacacacacacacatatatatataatatttataatgtttcttGCTATTGCAATGTTCTCACTAATTGCACACAAGCAGGGTAATCacaatggaccacaaaaccagtcttaagtgtaattttttcaaaattcagATTTATAAATGATCTGAAAGCTgactaaataagctttccattgatgtatgttttttttgtccgagatacaactatttgaaaatctggaatatgagggtgcaaaaaaatctaaatattgagaaaatcacctttaaattgtccaaattaagttcttagcaatgtatattactaatcacaaattaagtttttatatatttacggtaggaaatttacaaaatatattcaaagaacatgatctttacttaaagggggggtgaaatgctatctcatgcatactgagttttttacactgttaaatagttggattcccatgctaaacatggacaaagtttcaaaaattaagttgtacgtttgaaggagtattttttgttccaaaaatacctcttccggtttgtcacaagttttggaaagtttttttcgagtatggctctgtgtgacattagatggagcggaatttccttatatgggtgctaagggcacttctcccggaagagcgtgcgctcccgtatagcagcgcactgagagcacagacattcactgatcagagcgagagcaaaatgtcacaaaaggagtgtgtttttggttgccagggcaagacaaccctgcacagattaccaaaaaaaaagacagtgaatggagtttatttttacagagcatcaacggagttgtgcaagtgtttttgtttgttccctgcatttcgaagatgcttgttttacaaacaaggcccagtttgatgccggatttgcacatcgtttatttcttaagtataatgcagtcccaatgaaaaagggtcacgatcgtgtgttggaaccgcaggcggtgagtaaaactgcttcaaatatctctgtgttgttaacttagctatcggtgcgtaagcacgtcaagtaaacaacatgcgatgttgtcatcaaactgcactttccacatgtacagcttaaaaaaataaaataataaataaataaaaaaagatgacataaagtggaacttagtcatttccCAAAAcggctaagcaaatatatacagtttcagtacataccacatagagactttgttgctgatgctgctcttgttaaatttcagcctctggatctgattctggatcataaatatacggctgaatctgactgttagccatggtttgttttggatgatgttttttcactcacggtaatgtcacagcttccaaacgctctcaacgcaaaagcctactcgcgctcgtgattctttagctccgcccacacgtcacacgcCTACAGCCGCtcgtacagactatctttctcttataaatataataaaactaaatactttttggagttatgaatgtACTGAGTACTACTGCAGTACTACtgtataggtactcaagattaacaggatattgagtgaaaacgagcatttcacaccTCCCCCCCCCCCTAATATCCTTATGATTCTTGGcataaaagataaaacaataattttgacccatttaatgtatttttggctattcctaaaaatataccccagtgacttaagactggttttgtggtccaggatcacatttGTTCTTCTGCGTTGGATCAATTAATAGGTCATAatgacttaaattaaattaaatgtatgcatttagcagaagcttttatccaaagtgacttacagtgcattcaggctatcaatttttaccgatcatgtgttcccagggaatcaaacccccaaccttgcgctagcttgcttgctaacgcaatgctcttccagttgagctacaggaacactaataatAAACACTTAATTATCTGGCCTCATGTCAACATCAGTAACTTCGTGGGCAGTGCTTTGACATCATCCTGGCTCGTGGACCTTTCCCGTTCAGTTGTGTCTCatagagttggacttgtaaccagaaggttgtgggttcgagtctcaggtccgacatccagcactctctccaccctcaataccataaCTGAgttgagacccttgagcaaggcaccgaacccccaactgctccctgggtgccacagcaTTGCCTGCCCACTAATCTGGGTGTCTTCACGGTTTGTATGTGTTCACACACAAATTCAGAATATGGGtcacacgtcacttcactttcactttcaacattCTGAAATCATGCTGGATCACATGATCGTCAGTTTTGTTCATAGCATTTCATAGCAAAAAGTTACAAACTACATACTAAGACATTCAGCCGGCAGCCATAACACCCTGCAGGCCAAAACTGGTCGCCTACTGAAactaagcagggttgagcctggtcagtacctggatgggagacctcctgggaaaactaggttgctccTGGAAGAGGAGCTAGTGAGACCAACAGGGGGTCATCTGTGTGGGTcccatcatccaggtggatgctgcacactggtggggGATGAGGagacccccctcccccccacacacacatacaatgtaaattgctttgagtgcttagaaaagcgctatataaatgtaattaagtgTAAATGTAGTTTGTGCTCAAACACATTTGCATCTCTCTGCAGGTTTCCCTGAATGCATGGTTCTGGTCGACAGTGTTTCACACGAGAGACACCTATCTAACAGAGGTAACCTTTCAACCGATAATTCAGAGACAAATTCTAAACATTTTCTTATGTAGTTCTTGGATAAAGAGGAATGATtgtcatggcaaaaaaaaatgtgacatcaAAATTGTTGATCGAgattttctctttgttttataGAAGATGGACTACTTCTGTGCATCAGCAGTCATTCTTTACTCGATCTACTTGTGCTGTGTCAGGTACGTGAACAGGAAATCCTCATAAATTGACCATATATAGTGCTTGTTAAATGTTGTTTATGGTGATGATTTGGGGATTAATATTTGTGTTTCAGGACATTGGGCTTGCGTAGGCCTGCAATCTCCAGTATGATGGGAGCTCTGCTCATTCTGGCCTTCACGTCTCATGTGTCTTATCTGACCTTTGTCAGTTTTGACTATGGGTACAACATGACTGCCAATGCCACCATAGGTAAGAGTTGTGAATATAGCAGTGTGTTTACACACAGTGCCTATGATAATCTGATAATGTGTAAGTTCATGTCAAAATGCCCTAAAAGTTGCTGTATTTACAGTATGAGTATGATtgtatttacttaatatttttttaattcatgtatttattttaatcagtttctgGGTTTCTTATTGTGTAAATTGCATGCATTATTTCAGATAAAAACTGAATTGGTTTCAAAGTCTACTGCAAAAATAAGTCTGACTCTAGAGTTGAATGTCCAATTTTCTAAATCCATCAGATTGTTCCTAATCTGATCTTGGTCATCTCTGTTACAGGCATGATAAACCTGTTGTGGTGGTTGTGCTGGTGTTGGCTGAACCGCAGGATTTTGCCGTACTGGTGGAAGTGTGGGATGGTGGTGCTCTTACTGCATGGCCTTGCCTTGCTGGAGCTGCTGGATTTCCCTCCTCTCTTCTGGGTCCTAGACGCTCATGCCGTCTGGCACCTCAGCACCGTGCCCGTCCACTTCCTCTTTTACAGGTACACATGCACTATATATTTCTATATCTTGTGTCTGCAGCATGTAAATTGGacatattaatttagttttttagtttttacatattTCTCAATACTTGggatacattttcaaaactcttcacacagttcttGTTACTAATTTTCAGCTTGGCACAGCAGGACATTTCACGTCCaaactgcattaaaataatcaaaacactTTTGTTTCAAATCAGTTCCTTCTGACATAACACATAGCAAGGATTGTCACCAAATAAACACACTTTGTCGCTCAATAAAACAATGACTAACATGTAGCATTATACagtgttttcttttgaaaattccTTTATAAAACAAGAATGACAGCTCTTTGCTGTTTAGAATTCAGTTTGTTACATGGCCCATGTTTACATTGCAGAACAAAACTATGCTAAAGTTGTCTCCTTTTGTGTAGATAGGCACAAAattgaaaaaatgaataattttaatattaaatatttagatttgaaatatatttaattactttaGAAATGTGAATTCATgctatatgaaaaatatatatacacacatactgtgGCCATGAATTGAGATTACTTTCCCTCTTTTGTTTAAATCATGGCTACGATATACTAATTCGTTCCTCAAACAAGGGAAAGAATTAATACAATGCTGCCACGATTTCAATAAAATGAGTGAACAAATTGGAATAATTTAGTTCCTTGTGGGAACGAGTTCATAAAGGGTTACTTTTAACCcttaattttgccattaatcacttacccccatgtcattccaaacccataaaagctttgtttgtcttcggaacacaatttaagatattttggatgaaaaccaggaggcttatGACTATCCCATTGATTggcaagtaaattacactgtcaaggtctagaaaagtatgaaagacatcgtcagaacagtccatctgccttcagtggttcaatctgaattttatgaaagcaacaagaatactttttgaacgcgaagaaaacaaaaaataatgactttattcaacaattcatctccAACGCTGCCTGCATTCAGAGTAAGTTCTCCAGAATGGTACTAtgatgaataaagttgttatttttgttttcttcacgtataaaaagtattctcgttgttTCATAAAATTCAGATTGAACCACTGAAGCCAGATGGActtttctgatgatttattttatacttttctggaTCTTGAGAGTATAAAGCCCCTTTCAAACTGCACGTTTGAAACTCAGGAATGAACTcggaaaattgccggaacattgccgggtcgccttctgtgtgaaagcaaacacgtcccggaattgatcccgggtcggggacctagtaacattgccgggttcagtcccggaacgagcgaTGTGTGAACTAAAGCCTGAACTAATGCCGTAAATGCTTTGTCGTAGTGATCACGTTATCACTTGActtttttaccaggtgttttgaaggcagatcaacgtttgGGACAAAAAAATATgggcaaactgtaatgaagcagagatcagttagttcctaaCTTTCTGCgttgaagctgagatcgttcgccagctcaAGTGAAATTAATGTGCCTAgtgttttcgactcatacattacacatcACGTCTTGATGTCCGGTTAATCACAGGCAGTGTGAAAGTGCTAAATCTAGCTACCAGTGAACAATTACCGGGACACATTACCTGTGTATTTTCCGGAATCACAGTGTGAAAGTTTCTTGGCAGTCAATacgacagtcacaagcctcccggttttcatccaaaatatctcaaaattgtgttctgaagatgaaagaagcttttgcaggtttggaatgactcgaggataagtgattaatgacaaaattttcattttgggatggagtattctttaatttgtggccacattattacatttttctaCCACGTGTCATGTGCAAGGTTCCATAGAAATAGAAATTCTGGCACTTGtattaaaaactgaaatttgAATATGATAAATTGGTGTAGgatttaattttaaaccattttcctTAAGAAATTgctgttaaatttcaaatgattaCATAAATAGCATATAACccatgaaataaacatgacatttttaaatagaaatcgtCTTTTACaacgtaaaaaaatattttgacatttgtatGTTTTCCTTGCTTTTTTCTCTTATAGTTTTCTGATAGATGACAGCCTTCACCTCCTCAACACAGAGAAGCCTGGAGTGAAACTGGACTAGGAGGAAACCGTCTCAGAACCTCAACCCCTCCTCTGATATCCTTCCCATGTGGGCAAGTGCGAGCCGGACTGAGCCATGTCTCAACCGCAGTGGCTTCCGGCACATGTCCTGGGGCTGAAGTTCAGAATatcattgttttctttgtttttacagtttatttttaccataactttttatttttgcattgtacAGAAAGGGTTGTTGTTTGGGCTGATTTTAAAGATGTGCCACTGTACTGTAGTAGAAACCTGATAGATGTTTGCATTCACTTGAGCTTTGCCTTCAATTAAGAAGTGAATCAGCCTTTATCATCACAGCACTCTTTTAAAAAGGTGCACTGAATAATAACCATCTTTGCAGATGAATATCTTCACATAAGTTGTTCATATCTCCCATTCATATCCGTCTACATTTGTGGTGCTTGATTTAGTGTCCCTGAAGTGAATATATCTCAGAGATATAAGTAGATTGAGCTTTAGTTTTAAACACCCGTTCACTATAAGCGTGCTGAACGTCAAGAGGGGTTATGAGAGAGCAGTGTGCTCGGTTTCTGAGACCTATGGCGGTTACCTCACTAGGGTCAACACCAGTGGCTACCAGCAGAGGGAACGCTTCCATACTGCGGGAAGTCACTTTTCGTTCGCTGTTCTGTGAATTCCCATCATAGATTTGTAATGGATTGAATGCTTTGTTGTTGTAGCAGTACATAATCAAGTTACCCATTTTTCCATAGCCATCACTCACTTTAAAAACTGTATATAGAAATAGTccacacacaaatgaaaattaGAGTTGAAAATTAATATAAGGAAAAGTTTAGTAGAATgttcatataataaaaataaaaggtgatCATTGACCGACaagctttaaaaatgacaaaaagtacCATTATATGTGCTCTATAGGCCTATTCACATCAAGAACGATAACTATGAAGTTTGAAAATGTTCTAATTCTGTTAGAATAAGGAAGTTTCCATCATTATAACAATGATGACACAGGAatgatatcattggaatcactttcatttgttttgatgAAAACATTGACGGCCAATCAGAATTCATCTTGCTTTAAAGCGCTCAAGCATTTTATTGAAAATcaagtttttaatgttgtttacatGTCTATCAGGTGTTTTTTATATGCCAAACCATGTGCAAACTCATCAGTCAACACCATTGCAGATCATTTTTTCCTTAAAACTGCGGTGTACCAAAGAAAAATGCAGTCAAAAACATGTAACCAATCCAGTCATCTTGTggctttttatattattataaaagctgtttttaccTAAAGATGTAGATTTTAGAATGTAGCTGTCTAAGACGGTGAACAGGAGTGTGGTTTGTGTAACATTAGCGACATTTTATTAACTGTTTGATCATGTAGTCGGATCATAGGCTAATGATATATACTGTTACATGTCTGATGTTTTAGAATGAtatgcataaaatgcattacCATTCTGATACAGTGTCTTATAAACGGCCCTGTATAATTCattcttcctcctcttctgtgGAATCAGTTTTTGGTTCAGACATATGGCCGAATTAATCCAATATCACTACTGGCCATCGTTTAGCATTTAGAACTTCAGTTAATTGAGTAAAAGTAGAACAGGTATTCAAAAATCATGTGATTGAGTGGAGGTGGGGTCTAATTTGCATATTCTCGGATCCGCATATATTAAATGAGATAAAGGTAGAGTTATGTTCAAGACATTTTAAGTTATGAAGAGAAAATATTTcatgttatcattatagttatatttcttggtgtgaacagaccTTATTTCAAGTCTCTggaccagatttactaacagcttgtgtCAGCGCAAACCATCTTTTTGGTGTTTAcatagtactgtcaggatttacttaAGACGCACAGTGACAAATTAGCACTGAAAAGGCGTGGATGCAGTTATTTTTACACCTTAacttatttaatatgcatttggatgagtttccctttcagacgcaAAATTGATGGGTGGAAAGTATTCAAATAAATCAAGCAACACGATTTACTAACAATTGCGCTCGTCAAGTTACTGGTATTTGTGCAATTATTTAACACTCCAAAAAGATTGTCTTCAATTATTTTGTGCTTAAAAATGGCTGCAATTGTTGTTGCAAGGAGGAGCCCTCGCAGAGAAGGGAGAGGAGTTTTTTTCCACACATTAATTTATTTGGAATTCCAGAAGAAAATGTTGTCATACATATCGTTTGCAAagccatgttattttttattttcttcaggaaattAAAGACAACTTGGAATCCTCAACTAGGAGTCCCACAATACCAGCTCTATCAAATCTTCTTGCAACCCTTAATTTTTTGGCCTATGCTTCTTTTCAACGTACCGTggcttctttatttctttattcgtTATTTGTGACTTCACTAATTTGCGCTGCACTTGGTATATTCCGTTGGTCGATGTGTAAATTAGATGATGTGTCTGTTTTCTGTCATTTGCGCATTGTTAGTTAATCACCCACAGAAATTTTCACACCCATCTGCGCTGTTTTGAAATTGCGCTAACACTTTAATTTTCCCTGTTTAGTAAAACCAAAAATTAAAACGTTATTTATCAATAATATTCTACTCAATCTCTTGTCACATGACATGGAAAGTATGATGATAAATGGTGCTTTTACTTTTGGTCACTCTGTGCTTCCATTTCATAGAAAAAtacagcatgaacattctgctaaacttctCCTTTTGCATTCCATGAAGGAAAATCTTGAGTAAATGATATTTGGGTCAACTATTAATTTAACGACTCTACTTGGAATGTCTAGTATCAGCACCACAGAGCTACTCATTgcctgaatataaatataaaatactgaatTGATTCTTATGACATAAAGAGTTAAAGAGTGGCATGATATGTGAtagctaagaacttaattttcCTTTTGACTAGGATTTTatatagcatgtttttttttctctgttgctGCTTTATCTTTGGTTTTAACTTCCTTGAACCTTTTGTATATCTGATCACTTTGCGCTTTATTTTGATGTCATTTCCGTTTGATTATTTTCACCAAGAATGCCTTTGCAGTGAAAATATTACAGAGAATTGAGTTTCCACAGAAGGTAATGGAAAAGggataaaaaaaaggatttgtgtgtgtgtgcgcgtgtgtgtttaGTTTGTGCAATTTGAGCCGGTAGTGcatcacatttacacacatttattaCTATAGCAACCTGACAGCTACCACAGCTTATATCTTTATTAATGTTACTAAGCCCTTTCTCTTCAGAACGCTTGTATTTCTTTGCcttacattttttaatctttttattgtTCATACAAGGCTTCTCCATGTGCGAGTATTCACAAATATCTCACCATCCACAAACTCTTATTCACTTGTGCCAGAATATTTCTTGTTTAATTTGAAAGCGAATCCACACTTTTACAGATTCTAGAGTTATTGTGACTTGAGCCAAAATTATATTTGATTGCCTGATATGTCTTTGCTCCATATCATCACTTGTgcactttatgtgtgtgtgtgtgtgtgtgtgtgtgtgtgagaacaagAGTGCAAGCATGATCAGCCTGGAGGGTAAATATAGCCATTTAGAAAGGCTAAAAGCGGTGTAGAGGGGGAGGGGGCAACAAGGGTATCCAGAACGGTGATGGCGTGGGCCGCTGATCAGACTCAACAATTCACTGCATCTGTCTATTGAGAGTCTTAATGAGCAGAAAGTCAatactacagtatttatatagCTATGAGGGAGTTTAACCACTAACTACAACTTTTTAAGCTTGTTAATTTAAAACTGTGATCAAACTGAAGAAGTGACCGATATTTCTAATGTGGCGTACATCTGAGTTCAGTGGATTATAGAAAAACGAAAATAAAGTGGGACTTGGTTCTGTTTTTTGGTTGTTGATTGGAATTTGAGATGTGGGTATTGCATTCAACAGTGGAGGCAGATAAATATGAGCTTGGGGTTTAATCgtactattataataacattttcttCGAAGgtccattttaaaaaaaaatgtagacgTATGCATGGATTAATATTCATAACACAATctataacatgcatttgaaaaacaGATAGGATGACTTTACAAATTATGCTTTAAAGGAAACTTATATACAGCTCTATAACCAGCATCTGTGGCAAGATGTCCATTACCACAGAAAATGCAACAAATTTCCAAGAGAAATTTCGACATGTAGTATGGTTTGTAAAAACTAAAACATGATGGAAATGTTGATGAAAAATCCCCATAGAGTAGTTGGACTTTTACAATTGACATCTATGGGGTCTCATTGTGccaaatgcatttcaaaatatctAACTCTCGACACaaattttgtctttgtttatacAAATTGAGGAAggagataattttatttttatttatttattttttttgctttggtgATTGACAGATGCTTCTTGAATATTCCAGAAAGTTAATACAATATAACTTTTTCATGGATCACCTGTACTAACTTATTGCTTTTCACCTtccctttttctttgtttttaaagcagAATGCATCAAAGCAtcaaattaaaactgtaaaataacctGCATGCTGAATGTATACTTGACcgtttttttcatgtttgaaaaCATGAAACTTAAAAGAAAGGGAATGAGATTTACTGTATGCCTGGACTGGAAAATGGTTGTTTTCTGAAGagcatttctttatttcttttttgacaCTGTTGTCTGTATGTAATGTAACAGAAGGCCAAACACCAGAGGTGACTTCTGGGTATTCTAATTGTTAATGTCCCACAGGATTTCCCTCTTCTTCAGTGGCCAGTTTGACTGTGGCCATCCACAGGCTCAACAAAGACTTGCCCTGTGTATCTCTCTTACCAACAATTTCTCTTCTCACTCTATCTGTCcctttctcttgctctctttctttgTCTTGGTATTGTATTGCACCTTTCTCCACCAATTGTACACAGGTCCAAATGTGTATAAAGAAACCTCAAAGAAATGAATAAACTGTTGTATATTAACTCTTTTACTGGTTCTTTTACAGAAACTCTTTGGTTgccaatatttttcaaaatatcttctctttTGTGCTAAGACGAAGAAAGAAACAACGTGTATGAGTAAAttgtgacaattttcatttttgggtgaattacctCCTTACCATTATTGTCCCGCTAGAAAAGGACTTGGATTCTATTATTATATGGTATTCCCTGCTGTGTGCTCTACTGTATGCTGCAAATTTTGTCAACTTAGCAAAAATAATATTAGTGCAAAAATAATATGGTATATGACATTCTGAGCCTGATGGCCTACTAAAGGAGAATTATAAAGGTGTTTTTCTCATAATCTAGAAACAGCTTTGGTATTAA encodes:
- the LOC113111895 gene encoding post-GPI attachment to proteins factor 3; the protein is MTRLMFLAAAVLLLSAPASASQGDKEPVYRDCVKQCVRTNCTGARLRGFQSSQPPYMALTGWTCRDDCRYQCMWTTVGLYQAEGYSIPQFHGKWPFARFLCFEEPASALASLLNGLACLLMLLRYRSAVPRQSPMYHTITAFSLVSLNAWFWSTVFHTRDTYLTEKMDYFCASAVILYSIYLCCVRTLGLRRPAISSMMGALLILAFTSHVSYLTFVSFDYGYNMTANATIGMINLLWWLCWCWLNRRILPYWWKCGMVVLLLHGLALLELLDFPPLFWVLDAHAVWHLSTVPVHFLFYSFLIDDSLHLLNTEKPGVKLD